A window of the Desulfobacula toluolica Tol2 genome harbors these coding sequences:
- the uvrB gene encoding excinuclease ABC subunit UvrB translates to MGLFNLVSDFSPTGDQPGAIEYLSKGVLNNEKHQVLLGVTGSGKTFTMANIIASVEKPSLIIAPNKTLAAQLYNEFKGLFPDNCVEYFVSYYDYYQPEAYLPSSDTYIQKDSSINEVIDKMRHSATRSVLARKDVIVVASVSCIYGLGAPEDYLALRITLDVDQEISREKVLEEFVNIQYTRNDTDFHRGVFRVRGDRVEIFPAYEEEKAVRIDFFGDTIEGICEIDPLKGDVLKRFDQMVIYPASHYVTKQQTRQRAMKGIVEELKMRLEYFYSNNKLVEAQRLDERTRYDLEMLNEIGYCNGIENYSRHLTGRKSGEPPPTLLDYMDEDFLLFFDESHISVSQLGAMYKADRSRKTTLVEHGFRLPSAIDNRPLKFEEFRQKSPQVIYVSATPADYEMEKAMGMVAEQIVRPTGLLDPEVEIRDAETQVDDLYEEIMKRVEAEERVLVTTLTKRMAEDLTDYYADLGIKVKYLHSDIATMERIDIIQDLRRGLFDVLIGINLLREGLDIPEVTLVAILDADKEGFLRSYRSFIQIFGRAARNVYGRVIMYAQKKTASMNRAISETRRRQKIQKAYNEKHHIVPTTIKKQLNSADYSARARVTVLEGSVNEDIKAYEAGELNLEDIVKDLEYKMKLAAENLEFEKAAEYRDKIKELMEIQRF, encoded by the coding sequence ATGGGGTTATTTAATTTAGTTTCAGATTTTTCTCCCACAGGCGATCAGCCGGGTGCCATTGAATATCTTTCAAAGGGTGTTTTGAATAATGAAAAGCATCAGGTATTGTTAGGGGTGACCGGTTCCGGCAAGACATTTACCATGGCAAATATTATCGCAAGTGTTGAAAAACCAAGCCTGATTATCGCCCCCAACAAAACCCTGGCAGCCCAGTTGTATAACGAATTCAAGGGGCTTTTCCCGGATAATTGTGTGGAATATTTTGTTTCCTATTATGACTATTATCAGCCGGAAGCTTATCTTCCTTCCAGCGATACCTATATTCAGAAGGATTCATCCATCAATGAGGTTATAGACAAAATGCGGCATTCTGCCACACGATCGGTGCTTGCCAGAAAAGACGTGATTGTGGTGGCCAGCGTATCCTGCATTTACGGCCTTGGAGCGCCCGAGGATTACCTGGCTTTAAGGATTACACTGGATGTTGATCAGGAAATTTCACGGGAAAAGGTATTGGAGGAATTTGTTAATATCCAGTATACCCGCAATGATACCGATTTTCATCGCGGGGTGTTCAGGGTCAGGGGAGACAGGGTTGAAATTTTTCCCGCTTATGAAGAAGAAAAAGCAGTGCGGATTGATTTTTTCGGGGATACAATTGAAGGCATTTGTGAAATTGATCCCTTAAAAGGAGATGTACTCAAGCGTTTTGACCAGATGGTTATTTATCCGGCCTCCCATTATGTCACCAAGCAGCAGACGCGTCAAAGGGCCATGAAAGGCATTGTTGAAGAGTTGAAAATGAGGCTTGAGTATTTTTACAGTAACAACAAGCTTGTGGAAGCCCAGCGCCTTGATGAAAGAACCCGGTATGATCTGGAAATGCTCAATGAAATAGGCTATTGCAACGGAATTGAAAATTATTCCAGGCACCTGACCGGGCGTAAATCAGGAGAGCCGCCGCCAACACTTCTGGATTATATGGATGAGGACTTTTTGCTTTTTTTTGATGAAAGCCATATCTCTGTTTCACAGTTAGGTGCCATGTACAAGGCTGACCGGTCAAGAAAAACAACCCTTGTGGAACACGGATTTCGCCTGCCGTCAGCCATAGACAACCGTCCACTTAAATTTGAAGAATTCAGACAAAAAAGTCCCCAGGTGATTTATGTGTCTGCCACACCTGCAGACTATGAGATGGAAAAGGCAATGGGAATGGTGGCCGAACAGATTGTACGGCCAACAGGACTGCTTGACCCTGAGGTTGAAATCAGGGATGCTGAAACTCAGGTGGATGATCTTTATGAAGAGATCATGAAACGTGTTGAAGCCGAAGAACGGGTTCTTGTAACCACTTTGACCAAGAGAATGGCGGAAGATCTGACCGATTATTATGCAGATCTGGGGATAAAGGTAAAGTATCTTCATTCAGATATCGCTACAATGGAACGAATTGATATCATACAGGATCTTCGCAGAGGATTGTTTGATGTGCTTATAGGAATCAATCTTCTCAGGGAGGGGCTTGATATCCCGGAAGTCACACTTGTGGCCATACTTGATGCGGACAAAGAAGGCTTTTTAAGGTCTTACAGGTCCTTTATCCAGATTTTCGGACGGGCTGCCAGAAATGTTTACGGAAGGGTTATCATGTATGCCCAAAAAAAGACCGCGTCCATGAACAGAGCCATTTCAGAGACCCGGCGGCGGCAAAAAATTCAAAAAGCATATAACGAAAAGCACCATATTGTGCCCACAACCATCAAAAAACAACTAAATTCAGCTGATTATTCTGCCAGGGCCAGGGTGACTGTTCTTGAAGGGTCTGTAAACGAAGACATTAAAGCATATGAGGCAGGAGAATTGAATTTGGAGGATATTGTCAAAGATCTGGAATATAAAATGAAACTGGCGGCTGAAAACCTTGAGTTTGAAAAAGCTGCAGAGTACAGGGATAAAATCAAGGAATTGATGGAGATACAACGATTTTAA
- the uvrC gene encoding excinuclease ABC subunit UvrC, translating into MTSAILEKYRQAPHLPGVYLMKDVKGKIIYVGKAKDLKKRLSSYFVKKNNHDAKTMALLEMIKDFEIIITSSDHEAFILESNLIKEYNPKYNVILKDGKNYPLLCINMNEMYPAIQKVRKIKDDKALYFGPYSSGRSVNKTLNQIQKIFKLRKCRNTQFKNRSRPCLNFQIKACLGVCCNDISSVEYKKHVWDAILFLKGRSKQVVKKLKKRMIEHSASLEYEKAAQIRDSIIAIENIMEKQVVVSPDMQDRDVLAFAAARGRAVITVMQVRSGLLIDNAHYPFDLGFKEPHEILSAFMVQYYRNTGFLPSFILLNQAIENKALLEDRFSEKKGKKVGIHVPVRGEKKKLVEMAFVNASGELEKRLLKEEEERASISMLKELLGMEKLPSRIECFDNSNLSGQDPVSSMVVFKDGRAFKDGYRKFIIRDLDFQDDYAYMFQVLKRRFSHDPSQMPYPDLLVVDGGKGQLSMALAVIKELNIENKFMVAGLAKKNAQKGEAFDKIYIPGRSNPLNTSQAKKALYLLQQVRDEAHRVAITFQRNRREKRAGLSVLDGIPGIGPKKKKVLLNHFKGLVRMKAATVDEIAALPGMNKSLAENLIHALNQNN; encoded by the coding sequence ATGACATCTGCAATACTGGAAAAATACCGGCAAGCCCCTCATCTACCCGGCGTTTATCTTATGAAGGATGTCAAGGGTAAAATTATTTATGTGGGCAAGGCCAAGGATCTGAAAAAGCGGCTGTCATCGTATTTTGTAAAAAAAAATAATCATGATGCAAAAACAATGGCACTTCTTGAAATGATCAAGGATTTTGAAATTATTATCACCTCTTCGGATCATGAAGCTTTTATCCTTGAATCAAACCTGATCAAAGAATACAATCCAAAATATAATGTGATTCTCAAGGATGGGAAAAATTATCCATTGCTTTGCATTAACATGAATGAGATGTATCCGGCCATTCAAAAGGTCAGAAAAATAAAGGATGACAAGGCTTTGTATTTTGGTCCTTATTCATCCGGTCGCAGCGTGAACAAGACTCTGAATCAGATTCAAAAAATATTTAAGCTTAGAAAATGCAGAAACACCCAGTTTAAAAACCGGTCCCGGCCTTGCCTTAATTTTCAGATCAAGGCCTGCTTAGGGGTTTGCTGTAATGATATTTCTTCTGTGGAATATAAAAAACATGTGTGGGATGCAATCCTTTTTTTAAAGGGAAGATCAAAGCAGGTGGTAAAAAAACTCAAAAAGCGTATGATAGAGCATTCTGCATCCCTGGAGTATGAAAAAGCAGCACAGATAAGGGACTCTATCATTGCCATTGAAAACATCATGGAAAAACAGGTGGTGGTAAGCCCTGACATGCAAGATCGTGATGTACTTGCCTTTGCTGCAGCCAGGGGCAGGGCGGTTATAACCGTAATGCAGGTTAGATCAGGGCTTTTGATTGATAACGCCCATTATCCTTTTGACCTGGGGTTTAAAGAGCCCCATGAGATATTGTCCGCATTTATGGTGCAATATTATAGAAATACTGGTTTTTTACCATCGTTTATCCTGTTGAATCAGGCTATTGAAAACAAGGCTTTGCTGGAGGACAGGTTTTCTGAAAAAAAAGGGAAAAAGGTGGGCATCCATGTCCCTGTTAGGGGGGAGAAAAAAAAGCTGGTTGAGATGGCCTTTGTCAATGCATCCGGAGAACTTGAAAAAAGATTGCTCAAGGAAGAAGAAGAAAGGGCCTCCATTTCCATGCTCAAGGAACTTTTGGGAATGGAAAAACTGCCTTCAAGAATTGAATGTTTTGATAATTCCAATCTTTCCGGGCAGGACCCTGTGTCTTCCATGGTTGTGTTTAAAGACGGAAGAGCCTTTAAAGACGGGTATCGAAAATTTATTATCCGGGATTTGGATTTTCAGGATGACTATGCATATATGTTCCAGGTTTTAAAACGGCGGTTTTCACATGATCCTTCTCAAATGCCTTACCCTGACCTTTTAGTGGTTGACGGGGGCAAAGGTCAGCTTTCAATGGCATTGGCCGTCATAAAAGAATTGAATATTGAAAATAAATTTATGGTGGCAGGGCTTGCAAAAAAGAATGCACAAAAAGGTGAGGCATTTGATAAGATTTATATTCCGGGGCGATCCAACCCATTAAATACCAGTCAGGCTAAAAAAGCACTGTATCTGCTGCAGCAGGTCAGGGACGAAGCCCACAGAGTTGCCATTACGTTCCAGAGAAACCGTCGTGAAAAACGGGCAGGACTGTCCGTTCTTGACGGTATCCCCGGCATAGGGCCTAAGAAAAAGAAGGTTTTGCTGAACCATTTCAAGGGGCTTGTTCGGATGAAGGCAGCTACTGTTGATGAGATTGCCGCACTTCCCGGAATGAATAAATCCCTGGCGGAAAACCTTATACATGCGCTTAATCAAAACAACTGA